A part of Penaeus chinensis breed Huanghai No. 1 chromosome 6, ASM1920278v2, whole genome shotgun sequence genomic DNA contains:
- the LOC125026664 gene encoding protein trapped in endoderm-1-like, translating into MDDDDSSEVWWIRGAQVWAWVICVVGGVGNFVTIATIFHQLHLCRSKRSYYGRDLKYGENGHALRPRSQGPSIKLAGDTILLLHLSICDFLYCVVNLPITAWSYNVSADHAPGKGFCTVVAAFRYLNALVEWMTLGLLTVQRCVDLRRSRRVRFFKPLPTCGILLLCWLGGLAVMLGALIQGNFEYNTDGFKCDMQEGNSKLYFHTLETLLPCCLMVVGCCSIIIQIWKNKRKLRASGMHPALVEKRSRDAWRSTALLLGLLLLFLVCVIPNAVYNVISFYPELVNSAVGVGIYAFYWTQYGVNFLVYAASNKNYRRAYVHLFSRASETLRRCFGRDDLIHDHRGVVEPRISTIFAVGIPKDFSDISGHREGLSGPPVSYEELGGRHERSVSESLPANGVDVPDVHLLGRPRSSPSLSSFASTCASVDTVESYLSHMS; encoded by the exons ATGGATGATGATGACTCTAGCGAGGTCTGGTGGATCCGCGGAGCtcaagtgtgggcgtgggtgaTCTGCGTCGTGGGAGGCGTCGGGAATTtcgtcaccatcgccaccatcttTCACCAGCTCCACCTGTGTCGCTCCAAAAGATCCTATTACGGAAGGGACCTCAAGTACGGCGAAAACGGCCACGCCCTCCGACCCCGCAGCCAAGGTCCTTCCATCAAGCTAGCCGGAGACACCATCCTCCTGCTGCACCTGAGCATCTGTGACTTCCTCTACTGCGTCGTGAACCTGCCCATCACGGCCTGGTCCTATAACGTCTCAGCCGACCACGCGCCGGGGAAGGGCTTCTGCACGGTCGTCGCTGCCTTTCGCTACCTCAACGCTCTGGTCGAGTGGATGACCCTCGGCCTCCTGACGGTGCAGCGTTGCGTGGATCTGAGGCGGTCGAGAAGAGTGAGGTTCTTTAAGCCGCTTCCTACCTGCGGGATCCTCCTCCTGTGCTGGCTCGGAGGCTTGGCCGTGATGCTCGGCGCATTAATACAA ggAAACTTTGAGTACAACACGGACGGGTTCAAGTGCGACATGCAAGAAGGTAACTCGAAGCTGTACTTTCACACCTTGGAGACCCTTCTTCCGTGTTGCTTGATGGTCGTGGGTTGTTGCAGCATCATCATTCAGATctggaagaacaagaggaaactGAGAGCCTCTGGGAT GCATCCAGCGCTGGTCGAGAAGCGGAGCCGCGATGCCTGGCGGTCCACAGCCCTCCTGTTGGGCCTCCTTCTGCTGTTCCTCGTCTGCGTCATCCCCAACGCCGTCTACAACGTCATCAGCTTCTACCCTGAGCTCGTCAACTCAGCCGTGGGCGTCGGAATTTACGCCTTCTACTGGACTCAGTACGGCGTCAACTTCCTCGTCTACGCCGCCAGTAACAAGAACTACAGGAGGGCTTACGTGCACCTCTTCTCGCGTGCTTCAGAAACCCTTCGCCGGTGCTTCGGTCGAGACGATCTGATTCACGATCATCGAGGCGTCGTGGAGCCAAGGATCTCGACGATCTTCGCCGTCGGGATCCCCAAGGACTTCAGCGACATCTCCGGACACCGGGAGGGCTTGAGTGGCCCCCCCGTGTCCTACGAGGAGCTCGGAGGACGCCACGAAAGGTCGGTCTCGGAGTCCCTCCCAGCGAACGGCGTCGATGTCCCCGACGTCCACCTCCTCGGGCGTCCTCGATCCTCCCCCAGCTTGTCCTCCTTCGCCTCGACCTGCGCCTCCGTGGACACCGTCGAGAGTTATCTCAGCCACATGTCTTAG